A portion of the Hymenobacter gelipurpurascens genome contains these proteins:
- a CDS encoding MFS transporter — protein sequence MATSVAAASTSTREKPRLSFWQIWNMSFGFLGIQFGFELQNSNVSRIFETLGANKDDIPILWIAAPLTGLLVQPIIGYFSDRTWHPYWGRRRPYFFIGAILATLALFIMPNSSALWMAGGMLWILDASINVSMEPFRAFVGDKLPSEQRTSGFAMQSFFIGVGSVIAAALPWVFTNWFNLSNTAPAGEIPPSVKWAFYAGGVAFILAVMYTVFTSTETPPENMEEFRKENAQVGIWDGLKESFAGIFQMPVAMRQLALVQFFTWFALFSMWIYSTNAITSNIYNMKVDQGLYTKMVTFINQAATQAQTDKDKKELTSLQNDIKEINQFQAENPTKILTTNLTGYYLTHARPTGQDQADLKRVQQQYNDGADWLSLASSVRNGVAAIFAFIIPLIAARTSRRQTHMICLLIGGLGLLSLKLISNPDFIMVSMAMVGIAWASILSMPYAILAGSLPANRMGYYMGVFNFFIVIPQIVAATLLGYFTMHLFQGNTLNTIALGGGSMILAGLLTLWVKDNDDVKPGAEIVDSPGYDTPTAIVPNV from the coding sequence ATGGCAACCAGTGTAGCGGCGGCTTCCACCAGCACCCGCGAAAAACCCCGCCTTAGCTTCTGGCAAATCTGGAACATGAGCTTCGGCTTTTTGGGCATCCAGTTCGGTTTTGAGCTGCAGAACTCCAACGTCAGCCGCATCTTCGAAACGCTGGGCGCCAACAAGGACGATATTCCGATTCTCTGGATTGCTGCCCCGCTCACTGGCCTACTGGTGCAACCCATCATCGGGTATTTCTCTGACCGCACCTGGCACCCCTATTGGGGACGGCGGCGGCCCTACTTCTTCATTGGAGCTATCCTGGCTACGCTGGCCCTGTTCATTATGCCTAATTCCTCGGCGCTGTGGATGGCGGGCGGCATGCTCTGGATTCTGGATGCCAGCATCAACGTGAGCATGGAGCCCTTCCGGGCCTTTGTGGGCGACAAGCTGCCCAGCGAGCAGCGTACTAGCGGCTTCGCCATGCAGAGCTTCTTTATCGGGGTCGGCTCGGTGATTGCGGCGGCGCTGCCGTGGGTGTTTACCAATTGGTTCAACCTCAGCAATACGGCCCCCGCCGGCGAGATTCCGCCTTCCGTGAAATGGGCTTTCTATGCCGGGGGCGTGGCCTTCATTCTGGCCGTGATGTACACGGTGTTTACCTCCACTGAAACTCCGCCCGAAAACATGGAGGAGTTCCGGAAGGAAAACGCCCAGGTGGGCATTTGGGACGGCCTGAAGGAATCGTTTGCGGGCATCTTCCAGATGCCGGTGGCTATGCGCCAACTGGCCCTGGTGCAGTTCTTTACCTGGTTTGCGCTGTTCTCGATGTGGATCTACTCCACTAACGCCATCACGAGCAATATCTACAACATGAAGGTAGATCAGGGCTTGTACACCAAGATGGTGACGTTCATCAACCAGGCTGCCACGCAAGCTCAGACCGATAAAGACAAGAAAGAGCTGACCTCCTTGCAGAACGATATCAAGGAGATCAATCAGTTTCAGGCTGAAAATCCCACCAAGATTCTCACGACCAACCTCACGGGCTACTACCTCACCCACGCCCGGCCTACGGGCCAAGACCAAGCCGATCTGAAGCGCGTGCAGCAGCAATACAACGATGGCGCCGACTGGCTCAGCCTGGCTTCCTCCGTCCGCAATGGGGTGGCGGCCATCTTTGCCTTTATCATTCCGCTGATTGCGGCGCGCACTAGCCGCCGCCAAACGCACATGATCTGCCTGCTGATTGGTGGACTAGGCCTATTGTCATTGAAGCTTATCAGCAACCCCGACTTTATTATGGTCTCGATGGCAATGGTAGGTATTGCCTGGGCCAGCATTCTGTCGATGCCTTATGCCATCCTGGCGGGGTCGTTGCCGGCCAACCGGATGGGCTATTACATGGGGGTGTTCAACTTCTTTATTGTGATTCCGCAGATTGTGGCGGCTACGCTGCTGGGCTATTTCACGATGCATCTTTTCCAGGGCAATACCCTGAATACCATTGCACTGGGTGGCGGCTCCATGATTTTGGCGGGTCTGCTCACCTTGTGGGTGAAAGACAATGATGATGTGAAACCCGGAGCGGAAATAGTAGACTCACCTGGGTACGATACTCCAACTGCTATTGTACCAAACGTGTAA
- a CDS encoding glycosyltransferase, with translation MVFLILFFGVFFGVFLLVLLLLVLPRPAIRDTGARPRVSILIAARNEEATIERCLQALEQLNYPAELLEILIGDDASTDNTLAVVQAFIQDKPQFRLLPIRHRLGTSKGKSNVLAHLCRAATSDYFLFTDADMALAPDWVQTMLGAAPEGVGIVTGITTAEGNLFGRLQGLDWLFGLSLIRVLTDLGLPITAVGNNMLVTRAAYESIGGYEALAFSITEDLQLFEQVVGQGWGFRNIITPQALGVSVPQPTVQHLLRQRKRWMKGAGRLPWQLGLLFSSYGFFYTVLGWPSLLPLPAIAALYTGKVLCQTLFLLITLRQAGWRENLGVLLLYDVYLLLMSVAALAYTAWPSFIHWKERRYRWAEV, from the coding sequence ATGGTATTTCTGATTCTCTTCTTCGGGGTATTCTTTGGGGTATTTCTGTTGGTGCTGTTGTTGCTGGTGCTGCCCCGCCCCGCCATCCGCGACACCGGCGCTCGGCCCCGTGTCAGCATCCTGATTGCCGCCCGCAACGAAGAAGCCACCATTGAACGCTGCCTGCAGGCGCTGGAGCAACTGAACTACCCGGCCGAATTGCTAGAAATTCTCATCGGTGATGATGCCTCCACCGATAACACCCTGGCTGTGGTGCAGGCATTTATCCAGGACAAGCCTCAGTTTCGGTTGCTGCCTATCCGGCACCGCCTGGGCACATCCAAGGGCAAAAGCAACGTGCTGGCGCATCTGTGCCGCGCCGCCACCTCCGACTATTTCCTGTTCACGGATGCCGATATGGCCCTGGCTCCCGATTGGGTGCAAACTATGCTGGGCGCGGCGCCTGAGGGCGTGGGTATCGTCACGGGCATCACAACTGCCGAAGGCAATCTATTTGGCCGCTTGCAGGGGCTTGATTGGCTGTTTGGCCTGAGCCTGATTCGGGTGCTCACGGACCTGGGCCTGCCCATCACGGCCGTCGGCAACAACATGCTTGTGACGCGCGCGGCCTACGAGTCGATTGGGGGCTACGAGGCGCTGGCGTTCAGCATTACGGAAGATCTGCAGCTGTTTGAGCAGGTAGTAGGCCAGGGGTGGGGCTTCCGCAACATCATCACGCCCCAAGCCCTGGGCGTATCGGTGCCGCAACCCACGGTGCAGCACCTACTGCGGCAGCGCAAGCGCTGGATGAAAGGCGCCGGGCGGCTGCCGTGGCAGCTAGGCCTGCTGTTCAGCTCCTATGGATTCTTTTACACAGTGCTGGGCTGGCCTAGCTTACTGCCGCTGCCAGCAATAGCGGCCCTATACACCGGCAAGGTGCTATGCCAGACGCTGTTCCTGCTGATTACCCTGCGCCAGGCCGGCTGGCGGGAAAATCTGGGGGTGTTGCTGCTCTACGACGTGTATCTGCTGCTGATGTCGGTAGCGGCCCTGGCCTACACAGCTTGGCCCTCCTTCATCCACTGGAAAGAGCGCCGCTACCGTTGGGCGGAAGTCTAG
- the katG gene encoding catalase/peroxidase HPI encodes MHEAQSTPEDSILYDLNEPAAQCPFSSGALKQSAGGGRQNRDWWPNQLKLNILRQHAAFSNPMGKDFNYAEEFKKLDLAAVKQDLFALMTDSQDWWPADYGHYGPLFIRLAWHSAGTYRIGDGRGGSGSGAQRFAPLNSWPDNTNLDKARLLLWPIKQKYGQKISWADLMVLAGNCALESMNFKTFGFAGGREDVWEPEQDIYWGPETEWLGDKRYTDDRKLDNPLAAVQMGLIYVNPEGPNSKPDPAASAHDIRETFGRMAMNDEETVALIAGGHTFGKTHGAADPSKYVGSEPAGATLEEMGLGWRNSYGQGHGGDTITSGLEGAWTSTPAQWSNDYFDNLFGYEWELTKSPAGAYQWRPANGGGAGTIPDAHDPAKKHAPFMLTTDLALRVDPTYEVISRRFHENPDEFADAFARAWFKLTHRDMGPKERYLGPEVPTEELLWQDPIPAVTHPLIDDQDVAALKEKIQASGLSAGQLVSTAWASASTYRDSDKRGGTNGGRLRLAPQKHWQVNNSAELSTVLHTLGGIQQEFNQAQEGGKQVSMADLIVLAGCVGVEQASQKAGHQVTVPFTAGRTDASQAQTDMMSFAALEPAADGFRNYLKPHHRAAAEELLIDKAQLLTLTAPELTVLFGGLRTININFDHSAHGVFTIRPGALTNDFFVNLLDMGTTWKATSDAQTTFQGLDRKTGAVKWTGTRVDLIFGSNSELRALAEVYGCTDAQEKFITDFVAVWAKVMNLGRFDLA; translated from the coding sequence ATGCACGAAGCCCAAAGTACCCCAGAAGATTCCATCCTCTATGACCTCAATGAGCCAGCAGCGCAATGCCCGTTTAGCAGCGGGGCACTGAAGCAAAGCGCGGGCGGCGGGCGCCAGAACCGCGACTGGTGGCCCAATCAGCTCAAATTGAACATCCTGCGTCAGCATGCTGCTTTCTCTAACCCCATGGGAAAGGATTTCAACTACGCCGAGGAATTCAAGAAGCTGGATCTGGCCGCCGTTAAGCAGGATCTGTTTGCCTTAATGACAGACTCGCAAGACTGGTGGCCGGCCGACTATGGGCACTACGGTCCGCTCTTTATCCGGCTGGCCTGGCACAGCGCGGGCACGTACCGCATTGGCGACGGGCGCGGCGGCAGCGGCTCGGGCGCCCAGCGTTTTGCGCCCCTCAACAGCTGGCCCGATAATACTAATCTCGACAAGGCTCGCCTGTTGCTGTGGCCTATCAAGCAGAAGTACGGCCAGAAAATCTCCTGGGCCGACCTGATGGTGCTGGCGGGCAACTGCGCCCTGGAATCCATGAACTTCAAGACGTTTGGCTTTGCCGGCGGCCGCGAGGACGTATGGGAACCCGAGCAGGACATTTACTGGGGACCCGAAACCGAGTGGCTCGGCGACAAGCGCTACACCGACGACCGCAAGCTGGATAACCCGCTGGCCGCCGTGCAGATGGGCCTCATCTACGTGAACCCCGAAGGGCCGAACAGCAAGCCCGATCCGGCGGCATCGGCCCACGACATCCGCGAGACCTTTGGCCGCATGGCCATGAACGACGAAGAAACCGTGGCCCTTATTGCCGGCGGCCACACCTTTGGCAAAACCCACGGCGCCGCCGACCCCAGCAAATACGTGGGCTCAGAGCCCGCTGGGGCTACCCTGGAAGAAATGGGCCTGGGCTGGCGCAATAGCTATGGCCAAGGCCACGGCGGCGACACCATTACCAGTGGCCTGGAAGGCGCCTGGACCAGCACGCCTGCCCAGTGGAGCAACGACTACTTTGATAACCTGTTCGGCTACGAGTGGGAGCTGACGAAGAGCCCGGCTGGAGCATACCAATGGCGGCCCGCGAACGGCGGCGGGGCCGGCACCATTCCTGATGCCCACGACCCGGCCAAGAAGCATGCGCCCTTCATGCTCACCACCGACCTGGCCTTGCGCGTAGACCCCACGTACGAGGTTATTTCGCGCCGCTTTCACGAAAACCCAGATGAGTTTGCCGATGCCTTCGCCCGGGCCTGGTTTAAGCTGACCCACCGCGACATGGGCCCCAAAGAGCGCTACTTGGGCCCCGAAGTGCCCACCGAAGAGCTGCTCTGGCAAGACCCGATTCCGGCCGTTACCCACCCGCTGATAGACGACCAGGATGTGGCGGCGCTGAAAGAAAAGATTCAGGCTTCTGGGCTGTCGGCGGGGCAGCTGGTTTCCACTGCCTGGGCCTCTGCCTCTACGTACCGCGATTCCGATAAGCGCGGGGGCACCAACGGGGGGCGCCTGCGCCTGGCCCCGCAGAAGCATTGGCAAGTAAACAACTCAGCTGAGCTATCAACCGTGCTGCATACACTGGGCGGCATTCAGCAGGAGTTTAACCAGGCTCAGGAGGGCGGCAAGCAGGTGTCGATGGCCGACCTGATCGTGCTGGCGGGCTGCGTGGGCGTGGAGCAAGCGTCCCAGAAGGCTGGCCACCAGGTAACGGTTCCGTTCACGGCCGGCCGCACCGACGCTTCGCAGGCACAAACTGATATGATGTCGTTTGCGGCCCTGGAGCCGGCCGCCGATGGTTTCCGCAACTACCTGAAGCCGCATCATCGGGCAGCGGCTGAGGAGCTGCTGATTGACAAGGCCCAACTTCTGACGCTGACCGCGCCCGAGCTGACGGTTCTGTTTGGTGGCCTACGGACCATCAACATCAACTTCGATCATTCGGCGCACGGCGTGTTTACCATCCGGCCGGGTGCTCTGACTAACGACTTCTTTGTGAACCTGCTCGACATGGGCACCACCTGGAAAGCCACCTCCGATGCGCAAACTACCTTCCAGGGCCTCGACCGCAAAACCGGCGCCGTGAAGTGGACTGGTACGCGTGTAGACCTGATTTTTGGCTCAAACTCCGAGCTGCGGGCCTTGGCTGAAGTATATGGCTGTACCGATGCGCAGGAGAAGTTCATCACGGACTTCGTGGCCGTATGGGCTAAGGTGATGAACCTGGGTCGTTTCGACTTGGCATAA
- a CDS encoding STAS/SEC14 domain-containing protein produces MQLLDTDYLRLSYRPDLRLLFMRWTRPASPAEHRAGYHAALTLARQEQAGRWLVDLRSRGLADPSDLHWVLQEFRHDFQAALPGAIRRLAYLTTPYHADVLRPRLTEFSMMPDAGAEIRVFTEETPAQQWLQEQA; encoded by the coding sequence ATGCAACTCCTCGACACCGATTACCTGCGCCTCTCCTACCGCCCCGATTTGCGGCTGCTATTTATGCGCTGGACCCGGCCCGCCTCGCCGGCCGAGCACCGCGCCGGCTACCACGCGGCCCTCACGCTGGCCCGGCAGGAGCAGGCTGGCCGCTGGCTGGTAGACCTGCGCAGCCGCGGCCTCGCCGACCCCAGTGATTTGCATTGGGTGCTGCAGGAGTTTCGCCACGATTTTCAGGCGGCCCTGCCCGGCGCTATCCGCCGACTGGCCTACCTGACCACGCCCTACCACGCCGATGTGCTGCGGCCCCGCCTCACGGAGTTCAGTATGATGCCCGATGCCGGGGCCGAAATACGCGTATTTACGGAAGAAACGCCTGCCCAACAGTGGCTGCAGGAGCAGGCGTAA
- a CDS encoding M28 family metallopeptidase: protein MRFLSSAALAGPVLLGLLAGCQSNSTTTETTTATTETAAATDTAFVSPPDGIKAADIGAHIKVLASDEFQGRKPFTVGEEKATAYLADEFKKLGLKPGPSGSYFQDVPLVEITGTPSNTMQVTGKAQNLTFNYKTDFMAFTEREVPSVALKNSELVFAGYGVVAPEYGWNDYAGLDVKGKTVVVLVNDPGNAGNDTTMFQGKAMTYYGRWMYKYEEAARQGAAGLLIVHDTKPAAYPWSVVQSSYSGAKLRPQTTDKGASKCAIEGWITLDATKKLFQAAGLNYDQLYAAANKKGFKAQPMGLNLSVSVQNKLSRRNSKNVVAVLPGASRPNEYILYSAHWDHLGIGPAINGDSIYNGAVDNASGCAALLSIAKAFKQLPQPPARSIVFLAVTGEEQGLLGSGYYAAHPLFPLNKTVADINMDALSSFGPMRDLTVVGLGQSDLDDYAREAAKEQDRYIQPDPQSEKGYYYRSDHFNFAKVGVPSLYASGSADSRAKGKDYITQQHKEFEEKQYHQPSDEYHADWDLRGMEQDARLLFRVGQRLSNETTFPGWKSSSEFRAIREKSLGQKPQA from the coding sequence ATGCGTTTTCTTTCCTCCGCCGCCTTGGCGGGCCCGGTGCTGCTAGGCCTGTTGGCCGGCTGCCAAAGCAACTCTACCACTACCGAAACCACCACGGCCACCACGGAAACGGCCGCCGCTACCGACACCGCTTTTGTCTCGCCGCCCGATGGCATCAAGGCCGCTGATATCGGCGCCCACATCAAAGTGCTGGCGTCTGATGAGTTCCAGGGCCGCAAGCCGTTCACAGTAGGCGAGGAAAAAGCTACTGCATACTTGGCCGATGAATTCAAGAAGCTCGGTCTGAAGCCGGGGCCTAGTGGCTCTTATTTTCAGGATGTGCCGCTGGTCGAAATTACGGGCACGCCGTCCAACACCATGCAGGTAACCGGCAAGGCCCAGAACCTGACCTTCAATTACAAAACCGATTTCATGGCTTTCACGGAGCGCGAAGTGCCTTCTGTGGCCCTGAAAAACTCGGAGCTAGTGTTTGCGGGCTACGGGGTGGTAGCGCCTGAATATGGCTGGAACGACTATGCCGGCCTCGATGTGAAGGGCAAAACAGTGGTGGTGTTGGTGAATGACCCCGGCAACGCGGGCAACGACACCACCATGTTCCAGGGCAAGGCCATGACCTACTATGGCCGCTGGATGTACAAGTATGAGGAAGCAGCCCGCCAAGGTGCCGCCGGCCTGCTGATTGTACACGATACCAAGCCCGCCGCCTATCCGTGGTCGGTGGTGCAGAGCAGCTACTCCGGTGCCAAGCTGCGCCCCCAAACCACCGATAAAGGCGCCAGCAAGTGCGCTATTGAAGGCTGGATAACGCTGGACGCCACCAAAAAGCTGTTCCAAGCCGCCGGCCTCAACTACGACCAGCTGTATGCGGCCGCCAACAAAAAAGGCTTCAAGGCACAGCCGATGGGTCTGAACCTAAGCGTGAGTGTGCAGAACAAGCTGAGCCGCCGCAACTCCAAAAACGTGGTGGCGGTGCTGCCCGGTGCTTCCCGCCCCAATGAATATATCCTGTACTCGGCGCACTGGGACCACCTGGGCATCGGCCCCGCCATCAACGGCGACTCCATCTATAACGGAGCCGTAGACAACGCCAGCGGCTGCGCGGCGTTGCTCAGCATTGCCAAAGCCTTCAAGCAGCTGCCCCAGCCTCCCGCCCGCAGCATTGTGTTTCTGGCCGTGACCGGCGAAGAGCAGGGCCTGCTGGGCTCCGGCTACTACGCCGCTCACCCGCTGTTTCCACTCAACAAAACGGTGGCGGATATCAACATGGATGCCCTCTCCTCCTTCGGGCCTATGCGCGACCTGACGGTAGTAGGCCTAGGCCAGTCGGACCTCGACGACTATGCCCGGGAGGCCGCCAAGGAGCAGGACCGCTACATCCAGCCCGATCCGCAGTCGGAGAAGGGCTACTACTACCGCTCCGACCACTTCAACTTTGCCAAGGTGGGCGTGCCCTCGCTCTACGCCAGCGGCTCCGCCGATAGCCGGGCCAAGGGCAAGGACTATATCACGCAGCAGCACAAGGAGTTCGAGGAGAAGCAATACCACCAGCCTTCCGACGAGTACCACGCCGACTGGGATTTGCGCGGCATGGAGCAGGATGCCCGTCTGCTGTTCCGCGTAGGCCAGCGCCTCAGCAATGAAACCACGTTCCCCGGCTGGAAATCCAGCTCCGAGTTCCGGGCCATTCGGGAGAAAAGCCTGGGGCAGAAACCACAGGCCTAG
- a CDS encoding M16 family metallopeptidase, giving the protein MTRNHLLLLGLGASLTLNPAMAQQKATPKTQTVTKPAVATAGGAKLVEKVTRKGSELVIPYEKYVLPNGLTLIVTEDHSDPLVHVDVTYHVGSAREQIGKSGFAHFFEHMMFQGSDHVGDQQHFKLVTSAGGTLNGSTNLDRTNYYETLPSNQLETGLWLEADRMGFLLDAVSQKKFEIQRSTVKNERGQRVDNAPYGQANEYIIRTLYPYGHPYSWSTIGYLEDLDRSNVDDLKNFFLRWYGPNNATLTVGGDVKTAEVVKMVEKYFGPINRGPAVASQKLAPVKLTQDRYVSYQDNVRFPMLRMVFPTVPNGHPDDVPLAVLAQIIGQGKNSLMYKNLTKTQKAVQASAYSSTNELAGEFAVIALPFPGKTLDSLELTVRKTIKEFETRGVTDEDIQRFKASEEADLINGLSSVNGKVNQLAANQTYFGNPNRLPLDLKNIRSVTKADVQRVYNQYLKGKSAVILSVVPKTGGVQPAKADNYTVSKAGYVAPKDEYAGLKYVKATDTFDRAKQPAAGTNPVVQVPAIWQSSMDNGLRIMGTRNQEIPTVTMLMTIRGGHRLEQTMPNKAGIASLTAAMLNEGSQKYTGEQFSSELDKLGSSIRVSAGDDNTTVYVQSLTKNIPATMKLLEERLLHPRFDQADFDRIKKQTLEGIANQNTQPVVMADKAYARLLYGPTNVLNTPLSGSAATVSALTLDDVKQFYQQYYAPNVSYLVAVGDVDQKALTPQLAFLKGWEKKNVSLPAGDNAANPDKTRIYFVNKEGAAQSEIRIGYLTPFTYDATGDYYKAFLSNYLLGGAFNSRINLNLREDKGYTYGARSGFQSTRYVGPYTASAGVRADATAASVKEFMKEIQNYRNGISDEELQFLQSSVGQSDALRYETGQQKAAFLTRLIEYDLPQDYVKQQSDILKNLKKEDVQASAQKYLPADNMYIVVVGDRAKAFPDLANLGYEVVEMDADGNRLTASAPATVPAPTGLTPPLENEKMKLKTKDANGKKEKRKSKKDKDEKADAKTADAK; this is encoded by the coding sequence ATGACCCGTAATCACCTGCTACTGCTAGGCCTTGGCGCTTCCCTGACGCTAAATCCGGCAATGGCCCAACAAAAGGCAACGCCCAAAACCCAGACGGTAACCAAACCGGCCGTGGCTACTGCCGGCGGCGCTAAGCTGGTAGAAAAAGTAACCCGCAAGGGCAGTGAGCTGGTGATTCCGTACGAGAAGTACGTGCTGCCTAACGGCCTCACGCTCATCGTGACCGAAGACCACTCTGACCCGTTGGTGCACGTAGACGTGACCTACCACGTGGGCTCGGCCCGGGAGCAGATTGGCAAGTCGGGCTTTGCCCACTTCTTTGAGCACATGATGTTCCAAGGCTCCGACCATGTAGGCGACCAGCAGCACTTCAAGCTCGTAACCTCGGCCGGTGGCACCCTGAACGGCTCTACCAACCTCGACCGCACCAACTACTACGAGACGCTGCCCAGCAACCAGCTGGAAACCGGCCTGTGGCTGGAAGCCGACCGCATGGGCTTCCTGCTGGATGCCGTGTCGCAGAAAAAGTTTGAGATTCAGCGCTCTACGGTAAAGAACGAGCGTGGCCAGCGCGTGGATAATGCCCCTTACGGCCAGGCCAATGAATATATCATCCGGACACTGTACCCTTACGGCCACCCGTACTCATGGTCAACGATTGGCTACCTCGAAGACCTGGACCGCTCGAACGTTGACGACCTGAAAAACTTCTTCCTGCGCTGGTACGGCCCGAACAACGCGACCCTTACCGTGGGTGGCGATGTGAAGACGGCTGAGGTAGTGAAGATGGTGGAGAAGTACTTCGGCCCCATCAACCGCGGCCCGGCCGTGGCTAGCCAGAAGCTGGCTCCCGTGAAGCTGACCCAGGACCGCTACGTAAGCTACCAGGACAACGTGCGCTTCCCGATGCTGCGCATGGTGTTCCCGACGGTGCCCAACGGCCACCCCGACGACGTTCCACTGGCCGTGTTGGCCCAGATTATTGGTCAGGGCAAGAACTCCCTGATGTACAAAAACCTGACGAAGACGCAGAAAGCGGTACAGGCTTCGGCCTACAGCAGCACCAACGAGCTGGCCGGTGAGTTTGCCGTCATCGCGCTGCCCTTCCCCGGCAAAACCCTCGACTCCCTGGAGCTGACGGTGCGCAAAACCATCAAGGAGTTTGAAACCCGTGGCGTAACCGACGAAGACATTCAGCGCTTCAAGGCATCGGAAGAGGCCGACCTGATTAATGGTCTGAGCAGCGTAAACGGCAAGGTAAACCAGCTGGCCGCCAACCAGACCTACTTCGGCAACCCTAACCGTCTGCCTCTGGACCTGAAGAACATTCGTTCCGTTACCAAGGCCGATGTGCAGCGCGTGTACAACCAGTACCTGAAGGGCAAATCGGCGGTAATCCTGAGCGTAGTGCCGAAAACAGGCGGCGTTCAGCCGGCCAAGGCCGATAATTATACTGTATCGAAGGCTGGCTATGTAGCTCCCAAAGACGAGTACGCTGGCCTAAAATACGTAAAGGCTACGGATACCTTCGACCGCGCCAAGCAGCCTGCTGCGGGCACCAACCCAGTGGTGCAGGTACCCGCTATCTGGCAGTCCTCGATGGACAATGGCCTGCGCATCATGGGAACCCGTAACCAGGAAATCCCGACGGTGACCATGCTCATGACCATTCGGGGTGGCCACCGCCTGGAGCAGACTATGCCCAATAAAGCCGGTATTGCTTCGCTCACGGCTGCTATGCTGAATGAAGGCAGCCAGAAGTACACCGGAGAGCAGTTCAGCTCAGAGCTGGATAAGCTCGGTAGCTCCATCCGCGTATCGGCCGGCGACGACAACACGACGGTATATGTGCAGAGCCTGACCAAGAACATTCCGGCGACCATGAAGCTGCTGGAAGAGCGCCTCTTGCACCCACGCTTCGACCAGGCCGACTTCGACCGCATCAAGAAGCAGACGTTGGAAGGCATTGCCAACCAGAACACGCAGCCGGTGGTGATGGCCGACAAGGCGTATGCCCGCTTGCTCTACGGCCCTACCAACGTCCTGAATACGCCTCTGAGCGGCTCGGCTGCCACGGTTTCGGCCCTGACGCTGGACGACGTGAAGCAGTTCTACCAGCAGTACTACGCGCCCAACGTGAGCTACCTGGTAGCCGTGGGCGACGTAGACCAGAAGGCTCTGACGCCGCAGCTGGCCTTCCTGAAAGGCTGGGAGAAGAAAAACGTGTCGCTGCCCGCCGGTGATAACGCTGCGAATCCCGATAAGACCCGCATTTATTTTGTGAACAAGGAAGGTGCGGCGCAGTCGGAAATCCGGATTGGTTACCTCACGCCCTTCACCTACGATGCTACGGGTGACTACTACAAGGCGTTCCTCTCGAACTACCTGCTAGGCGGCGCCTTCAACTCACGCATCAACCTGAACCTGCGCGAAGACAAAGGCTACACCTACGGCGCCCGCTCGGGCTTCCAGAGCACCCGCTACGTAGGTCCCTACACGGCTTCGGCTGGTGTGCGTGCCGATGCTACGGCCGCTTCAGTGAAGGAATTCATGAAGGAAATCCAGAACTACCGCAACGGTATTTCGGATGAGGAGCTGCAGTTCCTGCAGTCGTCGGTAGGCCAGAGCGATGCCCTGCGCTACGAAACCGGTCAGCAGAAAGCCGCCTTCCTTACCCGCCTGATTGAGTACGACCTGCCCCAGGACTATGTGAAGCAGCAGAGCGACATCCTGAAAAACCTGAAGAAGGAAGATGTGCAGGCCAGCGCGCAGAAGTACCTGCCCGCCGACAACATGTACATTGTGGTAGTTGGCGACCGGGCCAAAGCCTTCCCCGACTTGGCTAACCTGGGCTACGAAGTGGTAGAAATGGACGCCGACGGCAACCGCCTGACGGCCTCCGCACCAGCAACAGTACCTGCCCCCACCGGCCTGACCCCACCCCTGGAAAATGAGAAGATGAAGCTCAAGACCAAGGATGCCAACGGCAAGAAGGAAAAGCGCAAGTCGAAGAAAGACAAAGACGAAAAAGCCGACGCTAAAACCGCCGACGCCAAGTAG